One genomic region from Chloroflexota bacterium encodes:
- a CDS encoding ABC transporter substrate-binding protein: MRGPRLRAVPALALMVALTACGPVATPSGRGAAASAPATPRRITVTMMDDPVVMSSKLSAPSVRGSDALEELVNVGLATLDHSGSLIPMLGEAVPSLENGLWTLLSDGGMQTTYRIRDGARWHDGQPLTSADLVFTAAVAHDREVPELRDPAFDSVASVDAPDARTVVVRWSKPYVDADALFTRAGATRARTLPLPAHILQESYGDDKGSLTQLPYWSTEFVGTGPFKLASWEPGTSITLQASDVYVLGRPKIDEIEVRFIPDPNALVANVLAGSIDFTLGRGLSLEQAILMRDQWKDGRMVASPSNWIMVWPQFINPSPSIVGDVRFRRAMLEAIDRQAMVDTFVAGMSSVAHTYLSPTDPNYQTVAADVVRYPFDPQAAAQAIEARGYSPGTDSMLRDAANQPLRVEIRTTTGDTLRERIHLAIADAWQRVGVGVDTVVVSRQQAQDQEYRAQFPAFELSRNPNTLRDLPNLHSRAARLPENNFHGTGGTNYSRYTSPVFDTLIDQYFVTIPLPERLAVAHQIVSIIADQVTALGILYATDQNMIANRIQKAYGRAEGSTETWNAYQWEIAAP, encoded by the coding sequence ATGCGCGGTCCGCGCTTGCGCGCCGTGCCCGCTCTCGCTCTCATGGTCGCCCTCACCGCCTGCGGACCGGTTGCCACGCCGTCCGGCCGCGGGGCGGCTGCCTCTGCGCCAGCGACGCCCCGACGGATCACCGTGACGATGATGGACGACCCGGTCGTCATGAGCAGCAAGCTCAGCGCCCCGTCGGTGCGCGGATCCGACGCCCTCGAAGAGCTGGTGAACGTCGGGCTCGCCACCCTCGACCACTCCGGGTCCCTCATCCCCATGCTGGGCGAAGCCGTGCCGTCCCTCGAAAACGGTTTGTGGACGCTGCTCTCGGACGGCGGCATGCAGACGACCTACAGAATTCGGGATGGTGCGCGGTGGCACGATGGTCAGCCGCTCACCTCGGCCGATCTCGTCTTCACCGCCGCGGTCGCCCACGATCGCGAGGTCCCGGAGCTCCGCGACCCCGCATTCGATTCGGTGGCGAGCGTCGACGCGCCGGACGCGCGGACCGTCGTCGTTCGCTGGAGCAAGCCCTACGTTGACGCGGACGCGCTCTTCACCCGCGCCGGCGCGACGCGGGCCCGCACCCTGCCGCTCCCGGCGCACATCCTCCAAGAGAGCTATGGCGACGACAAGGGCTCCCTGACGCAGCTCCCCTACTGGTCGACGGAGTTCGTCGGGACCGGACCGTTCAAGCTCGCGTCGTGGGAACCGGGGACGTCGATCACCCTGCAGGCCAGCGACGTCTACGTCCTCGGCCGACCGAAGATCGACGAGATCGAGGTGCGGTTCATCCCCGATCCAAACGCGCTGGTCGCCAACGTCCTCGCGGGCTCGATCGACTTCACCCTCGGCCGCGGCCTGTCCCTGGAGCAGGCGATCCTCATGCGCGACCAGTGGAAGGACGGACGCATGGTGGCGAGCCCATCGAACTGGATCATGGTCTGGCCCCAGTTCATCAATCCGAGCCCATCGATCGTCGGCGACGTCCGGTTTCGCCGCGCCATGCTGGAAGCGATTGATCGCCAGGCCATGGTCGATACGTTCGTGGCCGGCATGAGCAGCGTCGCCCACACCTATCTCAGCCCCACGGATCCCAACTACCAGACCGTGGCCGCGGATGTGGTGCGCTACCCCTTCGATCCGCAGGCCGCGGCGCAGGCGATCGAGGCAAGGGGGTACAGCCCGGGGACGGATTCAATGCTTCGGGACGCCGCGAACCAGCCGCTCCGCGTCGAGATCCGGACCACGACGGGCGACACCCTCCGCGAGCGCATCCATCTCGCCATCGCTGACGCGTGGCAGCGCGTCGGCGTCGGGGTCGATACGGTGGTCGTTTCGCGGCAGCAGGCCCAGGACCAGGAGTATCGCGCGCAGTTTCCGGCTTTCGAGCTGAGCCGCAATCCGAACACCTTACGCGATCTTCCCAACCTCCACAGCCGCGCCGCGCGGCTTCCGGAAAACAATTTCCACGGGACCGGCGGCACGAATTATTCCCGGTACACGAGCCCCGTATTTGACACGCTCATCGACCAGTACTTCGTCACGATTCCGCTGCCTGAGCGTCTGGCGGTCGCCCACCAGATCGTGTCGATCATCGCCGACCAAGTCACGGCGCTGGGCATCCTGTACGCGACGGACCAGAACATGATCGCGAATCGCATTCAGAAGGCGTACGGCCGCGCCGAAGGGTCTACCGAGACCTGGAACGCGTATCAGTGGGAGATCGCCGCGCCGTGA
- the bcp gene encoding thioredoxin-dependent thiol peroxidase has translation MAELKVGDLAPDFEAADEKGNTIRLRDLRGRRVIIYFYPKDNTPGCTTQACGFRDHYAAISQKNAVVLGVSPDSAQSHVKFRDKFGLPFPLLVDRDHAIAEAYGVWQQKSMMGKKYMGIVRSHFVIDENGKLAEVAYNVKAPESPTKALKALG, from the coding sequence ATGGCGGAGCTGAAGGTGGGGGACCTGGCGCCCGATTTCGAGGCAGCCGACGAGAAGGGCAACACGATCCGCCTGCGTGACCTGCGCGGAAGACGGGTCATCATCTACTTTTACCCCAAGGACAATACGCCCGGATGCACGACCCAGGCGTGCGGGTTTCGCGACCATTACGCGGCCATCAGCCAGAAGAACGCGGTCGTCCTGGGCGTCAGCCCGGATAGCGCTCAGTCACACGTGAAGTTTCGCGACAAGTTCGGCCTGCCGTTTCCGCTTCTCGTCGACAGGGACCATGCCATTGCCGAGGCGTACGGCGTTTGGCAGCAAAAGTCCATGATGGGCAAGAAGTACATGGGGATCGTCCGGAGCCACTTCGTCATCGACGAGAACGGGAAGCTGGCCGAAGTCGCCTACAACGTGAAGGCGCCCGAGAGTCCGACGAAGGCGCTGAAAGCGCTGGGTTAG
- a CDS encoding MFS transporter, which produces MDELTEQDRVARLGAFRSPNFTWYWISQVTTNVGTWMQMVATGWLVLQLTNSPALLGFNAVVQAVPILAFALVGGIIADRVDRYRLTVASYVVQIIPDALLAWLVMTGRIEVWHVFTYSVVSATISAFATPGRQAFIPSLVPKRDLLSAMALNSVTWQGAAVVGPALAGVILAIWGLPGSFNINVASDFVSLAAILAVRLPPMPPRVSQASGWSDIREGMAFAWRDQHVRTLLISVAVVTFLARPYANFMPVFARDVFDVGPEGLGVMLTLPAVGTIVSGALLAVAGRIPLVRTFIATALGLAVALIAFCVTRNFPAALALLFVVGACQSSSTTIINTVLQEVIDERIRGRVMSLFMLCTWGSWRVGSLPMGIAADLWGAPLAVGVSAAALLALLVPMSRSRGLRGPVEQVVATPSRAPRELAAPG; this is translated from the coding sequence GTGGACGAACTGACCGAACAGGACCGCGTGGCCCGATTGGGGGCGTTCCGGTCGCCCAATTTCACCTGGTACTGGATCAGTCAGGTCACCACCAACGTCGGCACCTGGATGCAAATGGTGGCGACGGGCTGGCTCGTCCTCCAGCTCACGAACTCGCCGGCGCTCCTCGGGTTCAACGCCGTCGTTCAGGCCGTCCCCATCCTCGCCTTCGCACTCGTGGGCGGGATCATCGCGGACCGGGTCGATCGGTATCGCCTCACTGTGGCCTCGTATGTGGTGCAGATCATCCCCGACGCGCTCCTGGCGTGGCTCGTGATGACTGGCCGAATCGAGGTCTGGCACGTCTTCACGTACTCAGTCGTCTCCGCCACCATCAGCGCCTTCGCCACACCAGGTCGGCAGGCGTTCATTCCCAGCCTCGTGCCCAAGCGGGACCTCCTGTCGGCCATGGCATTGAACTCAGTTACCTGGCAGGGAGCGGCCGTCGTTGGACCGGCCCTGGCCGGCGTCATCCTTGCCATCTGGGGCCTGCCGGGGAGCTTCAACATCAACGTGGCGAGCGATTTCGTCAGCCTCGCGGCGATCCTCGCCGTTCGCCTGCCGCCGATGCCGCCTCGCGTGAGCCAGGCCTCCGGCTGGAGTGACATTCGCGAGGGAATGGCCTTCGCGTGGCGCGACCAACATGTGCGCACCCTTCTCATCAGCGTCGCGGTGGTGACGTTTCTGGCCCGGCCCTACGCGAACTTCATGCCCGTGTTCGCGCGGGACGTGTTCGACGTTGGACCGGAGGGACTCGGCGTGATGCTCACGCTGCCGGCCGTCGGGACAATCGTCTCGGGCGCGCTGCTCGCGGTCGCCGGTCGCATTCCCCTGGTCCGAACCTTTATCGCGACCGCCCTTGGCCTTGCCGTCGCCCTCATCGCCTTCTGTGTGACGCGGAACTTCCCGGCCGCGCTGGCGCTTCTTTTTGTGGTCGGGGCCTGCCAGAGCTCATCGACCACCATCATCAACACCGTGCTGCAGGAGGTGATCGACGAGCGGATTCGCGGGCGCGTGATGAGCCTCTTCATGCTGTGCACGTGGGGCTCGTGGCGCGTCGGCTCGCTGCCGATGGGGATCGCCGCCGATCTGTGGGGCGCGCCCCTCGCGGTCGGGGTCAGCGCTGCCGCGCTGCTGGCGCTTCTCGTGCCGATGAGCCGCAGCCGCGGACTCAGAGGGCCGGTCGAACAGGTCGTCGCCACGCCATCGCGCGCGCCCCGCGAGCTTGCCGCCCCCGGGTGA
- a CDS encoding peptide ABC transporter substrate-binding protein: protein MTREQKTLTIAAKRELKSFARFTGAAAGGGSPGAGNNSIAKIAHNYLAVRDGSSEEFHPQLALALPSVEDGTWVVNGDGTMDTTWRLRSGVSWHDGTPFTADDLVFGLRLFSDTEFPVPPTEHVRQMQSATAPDPTTFVIHWASLAATGADPTDVDPLPKHLLGALYQTDKMAILTTPLLTSQFVGLGPFRVVDWTEGVGVTFERFDDYYLGRAPIDRVIVRYVADANAMLAGVLAGAVDVVLSPSVELDTAAELKQRWEGTGNRVLTSLSGSQQFLRPQFRTELAQPHNGSPNLTVRRALLHAIDRVAVAEASSNGLAPPADSWFAPSSPLRPEVESSIPQYPYDLARARQLLADAGWAPGPDGVLVDGASGERFESRIAGRPATGADRTLAVVADGWKPLGIDVGIEILSPAAAADRKTMGSEPLALLSSFPASPTMLPPMHSSLLASDANRWTGTNFQGYSNPRVDALIDRVNATIDPRDQIPLHRQLIQEAMNDVALMPLYWEVAPTLIAKGVSGVVADNTWNIFEWDKG from the coding sequence GTGACGCGCGAGCAGAAGACGCTCACCATCGCCGCCAAGCGCGAGCTGAAGAGCTTCGCCCGGTTCACGGGGGCGGCCGCCGGCGGCGGCTCGCCCGGCGCTGGCAACAACTCCATCGCCAAGATCGCCCACAACTATCTCGCCGTGCGAGACGGGAGCAGCGAGGAGTTCCACCCGCAGCTCGCTCTCGCCCTGCCATCCGTCGAAGATGGCACGTGGGTCGTCAACGGCGACGGAACGATGGACACGACGTGGCGGCTGCGGAGCGGAGTCAGCTGGCACGACGGAACGCCCTTTACGGCTGACGATCTCGTCTTCGGCCTCCGGCTCTTCAGCGACACGGAGTTTCCGGTGCCGCCGACCGAGCACGTGCGCCAGATGCAGTCGGCGACCGCGCCGGACCCGACGACCTTCGTGATCCATTGGGCCTCGCTGGCGGCGACCGGGGCTGACCCTACTGACGTGGACCCGCTGCCCAAGCACCTGCTCGGGGCGCTCTACCAGACCGACAAAATGGCGATCCTGACCACGCCGCTGCTCACGAGCCAGTTCGTGGGCCTCGGTCCGTTCCGCGTCGTGGACTGGACGGAAGGCGTCGGCGTCACCTTCGAGCGGTTCGACGACTATTACCTCGGGCGCGCGCCCATCGACCGCGTTATCGTCCGATACGTGGCGGATGCGAACGCCATGCTCGCCGGCGTGCTCGCCGGCGCGGTCGACGTGGTGCTCTCTCCGAGTGTCGAGCTGGACACGGCGGCGGAGCTGAAGCAGCGATGGGAGGGGACGGGAAATCGCGTGCTCACATCGCTGTCCGGGTCGCAGCAGTTCCTCCGCCCGCAATTCCGAACGGAGCTGGCCCAGCCCCACAACGGATCGCCGAACCTCACGGTTCGCCGTGCGCTGCTCCATGCGATCGACCGCGTCGCCGTGGCCGAGGCGAGCAGCAACGGCCTCGCTCCGCCCGCCGACAGCTGGTTCGCGCCGAGCTCGCCACTGCGTCCGGAGGTCGAGTCCTCCATTCCGCAATATCCCTACGACCTCGCTCGGGCCCGGCAGCTCCTAGCGGACGCCGGGTGGGCCCCTGGTCCCGACGGCGTCCTGGTCGACGGGGCGAGTGGCGAGCGGTTCGAGAGCAGGATCGCCGGCCGCCCGGCGACCGGGGCCGACCGAACGCTCGCCGTGGTCGCGGACGGTTGGAAGCCGCTCGGGATCGACGTGGGAATCGAGATCCTCTCGCCGGCGGCGGCCGCCGATCGCAAGACCATGGGGAGCGAGCCGCTCGCGCTCCTCAGCTCGTTCCCGGCCTCGCCCACCATGCTGCCCCCCATGCATTCGTCGCTCCTCGCCTCGGACGCCAATCGCTGGACCGGAACGAACTTTCAGGGCTACAGCAATCCGCGCGTCGACGCCCTCATCGACCGCGTCAACGCCACCATCGACCCGCGCGACCAGATTCCGCTCCATCGCCAGCTTATCCAGGAAGCGATGAACGACGTGGCGCTGATGCCGCTGTACTGGGAGGTCGCGCCGACCTTGATCGCGAAGGGCGTCAGCGGTGTCGTTGCCGACAACACGTGGAACATCTTCGAGTGGGACAAGGGATGA
- a CDS encoding glycosyltransferase family 2 protein, whose amino-acid sequence MDPVPAAPCHRSLSAFFPCFNDAGTIASMVMEALTVMPELTDDYEVVVIENGSTDYAWDVLDELERLYGENGVDPQHRGRVRTIRFSQALDYGGALRAGFASCRGDLIFYTDGDGQYDVRELRALWEALLREEGAGRQVDVVMGNKITRRDPLHRRLISWAYHHSMAFVFQFKVHDVDCDFRLIKRHVFDRVLLTQNTGAIALELMTKVQMAGFRTVEVPVDHFHRAYGVSQFFHVRRLIAVAISLAKLWWWLRVQNAPGSPAPLPEPLPPGAPRPVVN is encoded by the coding sequence ATGGACCCCGTGCCCGCCGCCCCGTGCCACCGAAGCCTCTCGGCATTCTTTCCGTGTTTCAACGACGCGGGGACCATCGCCTCGATGGTCATGGAAGCCCTCACCGTCATGCCCGAGCTGACCGATGACTACGAGGTCGTCGTCATCGAGAACGGCAGCACCGACTATGCCTGGGACGTGCTGGACGAGCTGGAGCGGCTCTACGGCGAGAACGGTGTCGACCCGCAACATCGCGGCCGGGTGCGCACGATCCGATTCAGCCAGGCGCTGGACTACGGCGGCGCACTCCGCGCCGGCTTCGCGTCGTGTCGCGGCGACCTGATCTTCTACACGGACGGAGACGGCCAGTACGACGTTCGCGAGCTGCGCGCTTTGTGGGAAGCGCTCCTCCGCGAGGAAGGGGCCGGGCGGCAGGTCGACGTGGTCATGGGGAACAAGATCACCCGGCGGGACCCGCTCCACCGGCGGCTCATTAGCTGGGCGTACCACCATTCGATGGCGTTCGTGTTCCAATTCAAGGTGCACGACGTGGACTGCGACTTTCGGCTCATCAAGCGCCACGTGTTCGACCGCGTGCTCCTGACTCAGAACACGGGCGCCATCGCCCTCGAGCTGATGACGAAGGTGCAGATGGCCGGCTTCCGCACGGTGGAGGTGCCCGTTGATCACTTCCATCGGGCGTACGGCGTCTCACAGTTCTTCCACGTGCGGCGCCTGATCGCCGTCGCGATCAGCCTCGCGAAGCTCTGGTGGTGGCTGCGCGTTCAGAATGCACCCGGTTCCCCTGCGCCGCTGCCGGAGCCGCTCCCGCCCGGCGCCCCGCGGCCGGTGGTGAACTGA
- a CDS encoding DUF1828 domain-containing protein translates to MSACTNAVDEFISRLRGSFRSEQFGEYCVIICPFSRPDGEAIEITVAQDPDGRLRISDAGESIDYLFANGLEIFKNPNHLRQVHRIARRFAVGFEDGELVAIVAANQAGEALEHVISAAHEASCLVFRRAERAVTNFSDEVEKLLIAGSLQYDRGYSIAGATKDHQVAFHLNSRGNRLVDPVSASSKSSAQAKAERLVFKWGDIKRVHPEAQGIAVLDDRGERASAVWEGIPAHVLQNYADAVIAWSERQRLLDFLTHDQPGLPSRGETPRGHDSH, encoded by the coding sequence ATGAGCGCCTGCACCAATGCGGTTGATGAGTTCATATCCAGGCTGCGCGGGAGCTTTCGGAGCGAGCAGTTTGGTGAATACTGTGTCATCATCTGCCCGTTTTCCCGCCCGGACGGTGAGGCAATCGAGATCACCGTGGCCCAAGACCCAGACGGGCGGCTGCGGATATCAGATGCCGGAGAGTCCATCGACTACCTCTTCGCTAATGGGCTGGAAATCTTCAAGAATCCGAACCACCTCCGTCAGGTGCATCGGATTGCGCGTCGCTTTGCAGTGGGCTTCGAGGATGGCGAGCTTGTGGCAATCGTGGCCGCGAATCAGGCTGGAGAGGCACTTGAGCACGTAATTTCGGCTGCTCATGAGGCCTCATGCCTTGTCTTTCGTCGTGCCGAGCGCGCAGTCACGAACTTTTCCGACGAGGTAGAGAAGCTCCTGATCGCCGGTTCTCTCCAGTATGACCGCGGGTATTCGATTGCTGGGGCGACCAAGGACCACCAGGTAGCTTTTCATCTCAACAGTAGAGGCAATCGCCTCGTTGATCCTGTATCGGCAAGCAGCAAGAGCTCAGCGCAGGCAAAGGCCGAGCGCCTGGTATTCAAATGGGGTGATATCAAGCGCGTCCATCCCGAGGCGCAAGGCATCGCGGTGCTTGACGATCGCGGTGAACGCGCGAGCGCCGTCTGGGAAGGAATTCCCGCCCACGTCTTGCAAAACTACGCGGATGCAGTGATCGCGTGGTCGGAGCGCCAGCGACTACTCGACTTCTTGACACACGACCAGCCAGGATTGCCGTCCCGAGGCGAGACCCCAAGAGGCCACGACTCGCATTGA
- a CDS encoding cupin domain-containing protein, translating to MAVSARPKAEVFSLKTPLLSAGRTTTFVSRTDLMSIAIKVYSEGGENAPHTHLAEDHAFIVLEGEATFYDENETATVVSKYQGITLPRGAYYWFKSTGDCNLVLLRCGANVPGHKGDSRIDPKGDPLPGESEANKHIVGVPIPGRFFGE from the coding sequence ATGGCAGTGTCAGCCCGACCCAAGGCGGAAGTCTTCTCCCTCAAGACGCCCCTCCTCTCCGCGGGGCGAACCACCACCTTCGTCTCTCGAACCGACCTCATGTCCATCGCCATCAAGGTGTACTCCGAGGGTGGGGAGAACGCGCCGCACACGCACCTCGCTGAGGATCACGCCTTTATCGTCCTCGAGGGCGAGGCCACGTTTTATGACGAGAACGAGACGGCGACTGTGGTCAGCAAGTACCAGGGGATTACGCTGCCCCGCGGCGCGTACTACTGGTTCAAGAGCACGGGCGACTGCAACCTGGTGCTCCTCCGCTGCGGCGCCAACGTGCCGGGCCACAAAGGCGATAGCCGGATTGATCCGAAGGGCGATCCGCTACCCGGCGAGTCCGAGGCCAACAAGCACATCGTTGGGGTCCCGATCCCGGGAAGGTTCTTCGGCGAATAG
- a CDS encoding amidohydrolase family protein has translation MCAVTAIGSEEIIISADSHVSEDPDLWVDGLPAAFREQAPKFPPRQLGEGFQAHPGGWDPAERVTEMSTDGVSAEVLYPTLGLSLFGLDDARLQEACFRVYNDWLMDYCQAAPERLVGVSCIAIYDVDHAVKELERTRKGGMRGAIIWQAPHPDLPLHSSHYDPFWAAAQELEMPVSLHILTGHNYSKGGVGRRSGPEHYRGSVNLKTLDAANALFDLIFFGILERYPRLKIVVVENEIGWIPFYLQQWDYYYRRFREANPLPITMEPSAYFNRQIYATFFNDAVGGHNLEWWGTENCMWSNDYPHPNSTWPNSRRVIERDLGGLPSDARARLVRENAARLYGLQIAAAV, from the coding sequence ATGTGCGCGGTCACGGCCATCGGCAGCGAGGAGATCATCATCTCGGCGGATTCTCATGTGTCGGAGGACCCGGACCTGTGGGTCGATGGGCTGCCCGCGGCCTTCCGGGAGCAGGCGCCGAAGTTCCCGCCACGCCAGCTGGGCGAGGGGTTCCAGGCGCACCCGGGCGGGTGGGACCCCGCCGAGCGCGTGACTGAGATGTCGACCGACGGCGTGAGCGCCGAGGTGCTCTACCCCACGCTGGGGCTGAGCCTTTTCGGGCTGGACGATGCGCGGCTGCAGGAAGCGTGCTTTCGGGTCTACAACGACTGGCTGATGGACTACTGTCAGGCGGCGCCGGAACGGCTGGTGGGCGTGAGCTGTATCGCCATTTACGACGTCGACCACGCCGTGAAGGAGCTGGAGCGCACCCGCAAGGGCGGGATGCGGGGAGCCATCATCTGGCAGGCGCCGCATCCTGATCTGCCGCTGCACTCGAGCCACTACGACCCCTTCTGGGCCGCCGCCCAGGAGTTGGAGATGCCCGTTAGCCTACACATCCTCACCGGGCACAACTACTCCAAGGGAGGGGTCGGCCGACGATCCGGGCCCGAGCATTATCGGGGAAGCGTGAACCTGAAGACGCTCGACGCGGCGAACGCGCTCTTCGACCTGATCTTCTTCGGGATTCTGGAGCGCTACCCGCGCCTCAAGATCGTCGTGGTGGAGAACGAGATCGGGTGGATCCCGTTCTACCTCCAGCAGTGGGACTATTATTACCGCCGCTTCCGCGAGGCGAACCCGCTTCCCATCACCATGGAGCCGAGCGCGTACTTCAACCGGCAGATCTACGCGACGTTCTTCAACGACGCCGTGGGCGGGCACAACCTGGAGTGGTGGGGAACGGAGAACTGCATGTGGTCCAACGACTACCCGCACCCCAACTCGACGTGGCCCAACTCGCGCCGAGTGATCGAAAGGGACCTGGGCGGGCTGCCGAGCGACGCGCGGGCTCGCCTGGTGCGGGAGAACGCCGCGCGGCTCTACGGCCTCCAGATCGCCGCGGCCGTGTAG
- a CDS encoding 50S ribosomal protein L11 methyltransferase translates to MSVGNLAVVAVRNADATAVEAALRDLSAILLPRRVVRPTHALVYGRFADDDSARHAVADLRTRGWSAAQRPADDSGWIVAWRNRTAPVDVDGGRLTVALPWSEHPRGDGSLVEIDPGAAFGAGGHPTTRLLLQALCDRIRGGDSVLDIGCGSGVLAISAARLGADRAFGIDIDPAAVAATDANAEWNGLADRVTAARAPLAEVTGQFDVVVANIGRDTLIDMAADIDRLLAPGGWLGLSGISPAQISLVGAAFRFVRIVDAPELDEWAAIIAHRA, encoded by the coding sequence ATGAGCGTGGGCAACCTCGCCGTCGTCGCCGTTCGCAATGCGGATGCGACCGCCGTGGAGGCGGCCCTGCGGGACCTGAGCGCGATCCTCCTCCCGCGCCGCGTCGTCCGTCCCACCCATGCGCTGGTCTACGGACGCTTCGCCGACGACGACTCAGCACGGCACGCGGTCGCGGATCTGCGCACGCGCGGCTGGTCGGCCGCCCAGCGCCCGGCGGATGACAGCGGCTGGATCGTCGCGTGGCGCAACCGGACCGCGCCGGTCGACGTCGACGGCGGACGGCTCACGGTCGCCCTTCCCTGGTCGGAGCACCCCCGCGGCGACGGCTCGCTCGTAGAGATCGACCCTGGCGCGGCATTCGGCGCCGGGGGCCATCCGACGACCCGCTTGCTCCTCCAGGCGCTCTGCGACCGAATCCGGGGCGGCGATTCGGTCCTCGACATCGGCTGTGGCAGCGGTGTGCTGGCCATCTCCGCGGCGCGGCTCGGGGCCGACCGCGCCTTCGGGATCGACATCGATCCAGCAGCCGTCGCGGCCACTGACGCCAACGCCGAGTGGAACGGCCTCGCGGATCGGGTCACCGCGGCGCGAGCGCCCCTGGCGGAGGTCACGGGCCAGTTCGACGTCGTCGTGGCCAACATCGGCCGCGACACACTGATCGACATGGCGGCTGACATCGATCGGTTGCTCGCTCCCGGTGGGTGGCTGGGCCTCAGCGGCATCTCACCGGCCCAAATCTCGCTGGTGGGCGCCGCTTTCCGATTCGTCCGGATCGTGGACGCGCCGGAGCTGGACGAGTGGGCCGCCATCATCGCCCACCGCGCGTAG
- a CDS encoding cytochrome P450, which yields MTTEPSATPHGARRAPGPWGHPLFGSTPDLRRAPLRTMIEAWRTYGDVVRLRMGGVFVSHLLLHPDAVKRVLQDAHAQYGKVPWYNEKLKAVIGEGLFTSEGSLWLRQRRLAQPAFHRQRLALLGTVITDEVGRMLRRWQTYVDFAQPLEVRAEMMRLTMAVVARALLGSEVRQEADEIGRAIDVSIDYTFRRMQSYFDLPGRLPLPSTRRFQGALAVLDRIVYRIIQERRASGEARDDLLDMLMSARDEETGEGMSDRQVHDEAMTIFLAGHETTAVALTWTWYLLSRTPQVLERLRAELDRVLAGRTPTVEDLPRLAYTEMVIQEALRLYPPAWLLSRRAMEDDEIAGFHIPAHTTVYLCPFITHRHPDFWENPEGVDPDRFSPERSAGRPRYAYFPFGGGPRQCIGNGFAMMEAQLALAMMAQRYRLELAPGQSVLLDPKITLRPRDGLMMRVRPIA from the coding sequence ATGACCACAGAGCCATCCGCAACGCCGCATGGTGCCCGCCGGGCGCCAGGTCCGTGGGGCCACCCGCTTTTCGGAAGCACGCCCGACCTGCGGCGCGCGCCATTGCGAACCATGATCGAAGCCTGGCGGACGTATGGGGACGTGGTGCGGTTGCGCATGGGCGGGGTGTTCGTGAGTCACCTGCTGCTCCACCCGGACGCCGTGAAGCGCGTGCTCCAAGACGCCCACGCGCAGTACGGCAAGGTGCCCTGGTACAACGAGAAGCTCAAGGCAGTCATCGGCGAAGGGCTCTTCACCAGCGAGGGAAGCTTGTGGCTGCGCCAACGCCGCCTCGCGCAGCCGGCGTTCCACCGCCAGCGGCTGGCGCTCCTGGGGACGGTGATCACCGACGAAGTCGGTCGGATGCTCCGCCGATGGCAGACGTACGTCGATTTCGCTCAGCCGCTCGAAGTGCGGGCCGAGATGATGCGGCTCACCATGGCGGTCGTTGCTCGGGCGCTCCTGGGCTCAGAGGTGCGCCAGGAGGCGGACGAGATCGGCCGGGCCATCGACGTCTCCATCGACTACACATTCCGCCGCATGCAGTCGTATTTCGACCTTCCGGGCCGCCTGCCGCTCCCCTCGACCCGGCGGTTTCAGGGCGCGCTGGCCGTTCTCGACCGCATCGTCTATCGAATCATCCAGGAGCGCCGCGCGTCGGGCGAGGCGCGCGACGATCTCCTCGACATGCTCATGAGCGCGCGGGACGAGGAGACCGGCGAGGGGATGAGCGACCGACAGGTCCACGACGAGGCGATGACCATCTTCCTGGCCGGTCACGAGACGACCGCGGTAGCGCTCACCTGGACCTGGTATCTGCTGTCGCGCACCCCGCAGGTTCTCGAGCGGCTGCGCGCCGAGCTGGATCGCGTGCTGGCGGGGCGCACGCCCACGGTCGAGGATCTGCCCAGGCTGGCGTATACCGAGATGGTGATTCAGGAGGCGCTCCGCCTCTACCCGCCCGCCTGGCTCCTCTCGCGGCGGGCGATGGAGGACGACGAGATCGCCGGCTTCCACATCCCTGCGCACACCACGGTGTACCTGTGCCCCTTCATCACGCACCGCCACCCGGACTTCTGGGAGAACCCGGAGGGCGTGGACCCCGACCGATTCTCGCCCGAGCGTTCCGCCGGCCGGCCGCGCTACGCCTACTTCCCGTTCGGGGGAGGCCCGCGCCAGTGCATCGGGAACGGCTTCGCCATGATGGAGGCGCAGCTCGCGCTGGCGATGATGGCGCAGCGCTATCGGTTGGAGCTTGCGCCGGGGCAGTCGGTGCTGCTCGATCCGAAGATCACGCTTCGGCCGCGCGACGGCCTCATGATGCGCGTGCGCCCGATCGCGTGA